The Actinomycetota bacterium genome contains the following window.
AGAGCAGGGCAGTAGCGGTGATTAAAGATGAGCCAGCGCAGTTACCGCTTTTAAATCAGGAGACGGTATTTTCCGGTCGGATTTGGGATGTGCGTGAGGATACTTTCCAATTTGGCGACGAGCAGTTAACCCGCGATTACATTGTGCACCCTGGCGCAGTAGGCGTTATTGCCCTGAACGATCTTGGGCAGATGTTATTGGTCCAGCAATATCGACATTCACAGCGCAAACTCATGTGGGAGCCACCTGCTGGGTTACTTGATGTAGCAAATGAAAATCCACTCGATGCAGCTAAACGCGAACTTCAGGAAGAGACTGGATATCTTGCTAGTGATTGGCGAGTACTTTTTGATTTCGCGCCATCAGCCGGTAGCTCAAGTGAATTAATCCGGTGCTATCTCGCCACTGGACTTGAACTCCATGAAGAGGGAC
Protein-coding sequences here:
- a CDS encoding NUDIX hydrolase, with translation MIKDEPAQLPLLNQETVFSGRIWDVREDTFQFGDEQLTRDYIVHPGAVGVIALNDLGQMLLVQQYRHSQRKLMWEPPAGLLDVANENPLDAAKRELQEETGYLASDWRVLFDFAPSAGSSSELIRCYLATGLELHEEGRPEAEGEERHMKVQWVPVGEVMEAIHTGSISNSLLITGTFALLAAMADPDSIVRDGDAPWVARES